One window from the genome of Tachysurus vachellii isolate PV-2020 chromosome 5, HZAU_Pvac_v1, whole genome shotgun sequence encodes:
- the casp2 gene encoding caspase-2 isoform X1 — MLGGCGMKDIDKAALRKNSVALCRELVVDELLIQYLQAEDILTESMAETILAETTSQRRSWRLLMLLPKRGPRAFRTFCTALKETQQEHLSSLLIRFREDSPTQSESEISFTQDSSPAKKRKDQERFVDPKLPLPTEECAVRAKRACTQASMEMCLDADSPLTTAVLSCTQEFYLSHCAQAYQMTSSPRGLALVLSNVHFEPELSELDTRRGGEVDEEVLRRLFTELDFKVSLQKDLTLQAMQACIEQFAQQPEHAVSDCCVVCLLSHGVEGSIYGVDGKLLELDWVFERLDNSRCPLLQNKPKMFFIQACRGEEMDCGVDQLDGDDAMQPTGCEQRDAGREENHDRQNGASEISEGERLRVKLPQRSDMICGFATLKGFSTAAMRNTKKGSWFIQELNTAMRQRARDTHLSDILVQVNSQIKEREGHAPGSAHHRCKEMSEFTSSLCKDLYLFPKYCPNN; from the exons ATGCTCGGGGGGTGTGGCATGAAAGATATAGACAAGGCGGCCCTGAGGAAAAACTCAGTGGCACTTTGTAGAGAACTGGTGGTGGACGAGTTGCTCATTCAGTATCTGCAGGCTGAAGACATTCTCACAGAGAGCATGGCAGAAACCATTCTG GCAGAGACAACATCCCAAAGGAGGAGCTGGCGTTTGTTGATGTTACTCCCGAAACGTGGCCCCCGAGCTTTCAGGACGTTCTGCACGGCTCTTAAAGAGACACAGCAGGAGCACCTCTCCAGCTTGCTTATTAGGTTCAGAGAG GACTCACCtacacagagtgagagtgaaatctCTTTCACACAGGACAGCTCACCTGCTAAGAAAAGGAAAGACCAGGAG AGGTTTGTAGACCCTAAACTTCCTCTTCCCACTGAGGAGTGTGCAGTGCGTGCTAAAAGAGCTTGCACCCAAG CGTCTATGGAGATGTGCTTGGATGCTGACAGTCCTCTGACTACTGCTGTGCTCTCATGCACACAGGAGTTCTACCTGTCTCACTGTGCACag gccTACCAAATGACATCTAGTCCACGTGGTCTTGCACTGGTGCTGAGTAACGTGCACTTCGAGCCTGAATTATCAGAGCTGGACACACGGAGAGGGGGAGAGGTAGATGAGGAGGTGCTGAGGAGACTCTTTACTGAGCTGGACTTCAAAGTGAGCCTTCAAAAAGATCTCACTCTCCAG GCTATGCAGGCCTGTATAGAGCAGTTTGCTCAGCAGCCAGAGCATGCTGTGTCTGactgctgtgttgtgtgtttgttgtctcATGGGGTCGAGGGCTCCATTTACGGTGTTGATGGGAAGCTGCTTgaa ttgGACTGGGTATTTGAGAGGTTGGATAACTCTCGTTGTCCCCTGCTTCAAAACAAGCCAAAAATGTTCTTCATTCAGGCCTGTAGAGGAG AGGAGATGGACTGTGGTGTGGACCAATTAGATGGTGATGATGCGATGCAGCCTACAGGCTGTGAACAGAGGGATGCAGGGAGAGAAGAGAATCATGACAGACAGAACGGAGCAAGTGAAATAAGCGAGGGCGAGCGACTGCGAGTGAAACTTCCCCAGAGATCTGACATGATCTGCGGTTTTGCTACTCTCAAAGGTTTCA GCACTGCTGCAATGAGGAACACAAAGAAAGGCTCATGGTTCATTCAGGAACTCAACACAGCTATGAGGCAGAGagccagagacacacacttatCAGATATATTGGTGCAG GTGAATAGCCAAATTAAGGAGAGGGAAGGCCATGCTCCAGGTTCAGCACACCATCGCTGTAAAGAGATGTCTGAATTCACCAGTTCACTCTGCAAAGACCTCTACCTCTTTCCCAAGTACTGCCCAAATAACTAG
- the casp2 gene encoding caspase-2 isoform X2, which yields MLGGCGMKDIDKAALRKNSVALCRELVVDELLIQYLQAEDILTESMAETILAETTSQRRSWRLLMLLPKRGPRAFRTFCTALKETQQEHLSSLLIRFREDSPTQSESEISFTQDSSPAKKRKDQERFVDPKLPLPTEECAVRAKRACTQASMEMCLDADSPLTTAVLSCTQEFYLSHCAQAYQMTSSPRGLALVLSNVHFEPELSELDTRRGGEVDEEVLRRLFTELDFKVSLQKDLTLQAMQACIEQFAQQPEHAVSDCCVVCLLSHGVEGSIYGVDGKLLELDWVFERLDNSRCPLLQNKPKMFFIQACRGEEMDCGVDQLDGDDAMQPTGCEQRDAGREENHDRQNGASEISEGERLRVKLPQRSDMICGFATLKGTAAMRNTKKGSWFIQELNTAMRQRARDTHLSDILVQVNSQIKEREGHAPGSAHHRCKEMSEFTSSLCKDLYLFPKYCPNN from the exons ATGCTCGGGGGGTGTGGCATGAAAGATATAGACAAGGCGGCCCTGAGGAAAAACTCAGTGGCACTTTGTAGAGAACTGGTGGTGGACGAGTTGCTCATTCAGTATCTGCAGGCTGAAGACATTCTCACAGAGAGCATGGCAGAAACCATTCTG GCAGAGACAACATCCCAAAGGAGGAGCTGGCGTTTGTTGATGTTACTCCCGAAACGTGGCCCCCGAGCTTTCAGGACGTTCTGCACGGCTCTTAAAGAGACACAGCAGGAGCACCTCTCCAGCTTGCTTATTAGGTTCAGAGAG GACTCACCtacacagagtgagagtgaaatctCTTTCACACAGGACAGCTCACCTGCTAAGAAAAGGAAAGACCAGGAG AGGTTTGTAGACCCTAAACTTCCTCTTCCCACTGAGGAGTGTGCAGTGCGTGCTAAAAGAGCTTGCACCCAAG CGTCTATGGAGATGTGCTTGGATGCTGACAGTCCTCTGACTACTGCTGTGCTCTCATGCACACAGGAGTTCTACCTGTCTCACTGTGCACag gccTACCAAATGACATCTAGTCCACGTGGTCTTGCACTGGTGCTGAGTAACGTGCACTTCGAGCCTGAATTATCAGAGCTGGACACACGGAGAGGGGGAGAGGTAGATGAGGAGGTGCTGAGGAGACTCTTTACTGAGCTGGACTTCAAAGTGAGCCTTCAAAAAGATCTCACTCTCCAG GCTATGCAGGCCTGTATAGAGCAGTTTGCTCAGCAGCCAGAGCATGCTGTGTCTGactgctgtgttgtgtgtttgttgtctcATGGGGTCGAGGGCTCCATTTACGGTGTTGATGGGAAGCTGCTTgaa ttgGACTGGGTATTTGAGAGGTTGGATAACTCTCGTTGTCCCCTGCTTCAAAACAAGCCAAAAATGTTCTTCATTCAGGCCTGTAGAGGAG AGGAGATGGACTGTGGTGTGGACCAATTAGATGGTGATGATGCGATGCAGCCTACAGGCTGTGAACAGAGGGATGCAGGGAGAGAAGAGAATCATGACAGACAGAACGGAGCAAGTGAAATAAGCGAGGGCGAGCGACTGCGAGTGAAACTTCCCCAGAGATCTGACATGATCTGCGGTTTTGCTACTCTCAAAG GCACTGCTGCAATGAGGAACACAAAGAAAGGCTCATGGTTCATTCAGGAACTCAACACAGCTATGAGGCAGAGagccagagacacacacttatCAGATATATTGGTGCAG GTGAATAGCCAAATTAAGGAGAGGGAAGGCCATGCTCCAGGTTCAGCACACCATCGCTGTAAAGAGATGTCTGAATTCACCAGTTCACTCTGCAAAGACCTCTACCTCTTTCCCAAGTACTGCCCAAATAACTAG
- the m6pr gene encoding cation-dependent mannose-6-phosphate receptor: MAQLICWRLLAFFVLMATSAQASENTKRCRLVQENKSERKVLSFLEPLTNQNFTTTSKVENEEYTYVFQVCGDADGMKDAGVIQRDKEGKKVLIGNYSLTQAVRGTDWILLFYLGGEKYHEHCSQESRKAMIMISCDRTKTLGQLSVVLEDRERGTDCFYLFELDSSAVCPEIESRLSTGSILLIVCCSCLAVYLICGFLYQRLIVGAKGVEQFPNKGFWSEIGNLSADGCDFVCRSRGSREEPPTYRGVTAETLEEPEERDDHLLPM, from the exons ATGGCCCAGCTGATATGTTGGAGATTGCTCGCTTTTTTTGTCCTGATGGCCACTTCAGCACAAGCAAGTGAGAACACAAAGAGGTGCCGTTTGGTCCAGGAAAATAAATCAGAGAGAAAAGTGCTCAGTTTCCTGGAGCCACTCACCAATCAGAA TTTTACAACTACATCCAAAGTGGAAAATGAGGAGTACACGTACGTGTTCCAGGTGTGTGGTGATGCAGACGGGATGAAAGATGCAGGAGTGATTCAAAGGGACAAGGAAGGCAAGAAAGTGCTTATTGGGAATTACAGTTTAACACAGGCTGTCAGAGGAA CTGACTGGATATTGCTGTTCTACCTGGGTGGGGAGAAATATCATGAGCATTGTTCACAGGAGTCCAGGAAAGCCATGATCATGATTTCCTGCGACAGAACGAAAACTCTG gGACAGCTGTCAGTGGTTctggaggacagagagaggggcACTGATTGTTTTTACTTGTTCGAGTTGGACAGCAGTGCCGTGTGTCCTGAGATTGAATCCAGACTCAGCACTGGATCCATACTTCTCATTGT ttgctGCTCATGCTTGGCTGTCTACCTCATATGTGGATTTCTCTACCAGCGATTGATTGTTGGAGCAAAAGGAGTTGAACAGTTTCCAAACAAAGGGTTTTGGTCAGAAATAGGCAACTTGTCAGCT GATGGATGTGACTTTGTGTGCCGCTCCCGTGGCAGCAGAGAAGAGCCACCCACTTATAGGGGCGTTACTGCTGAGACTTTAGAAGAGCCAGAGGAAAGAGATGACCATTTACTTCCAATGTGA